A region of the Hydra vulgaris chromosome 12, alternate assembly HydraT2T_AEP genome:
aaaattagaaatatgtTCTAAATATAAGTTTACGAATATACAGTTATATAAATGTGCATACTTAAGGTATTcttatatacttaattttacATATACTTTATTCATCGAATAAAAAGTCCCTCAAAGAAAAAGAGACAAAAGACCATTCAGCGAAACAAATTGTCTTTAGGAAACGGAAAAatcgtaattaaaaaatttagaatacagaaaaatttttttttaattcaaaaatacaaaatataatttaaattttatagagataatatataataatttaaattttatagagataatatataacaacttaaattttgtatagATAATCCATAAtagtttcaattttatatagataatgtataataattttaattttgagtactactttagtataaaatttatagactaaatttaaaatgcagAGCAAGTTTCCAGAAGCTAGGGTTGGCTAAATAACGTACATCTTTCTCAATTAcctttattttgacttttaaaatttttttaatgcacaaGTGTCATTTATTTAAGGGCAATGATGAACATGTAGTGCATAACGTGGCAAATTTTGTACTGTGGATTTAGGTCtagatgttaaaaaagttatgatgCAATACAAACAGAGATAAGCAGAGGGACTTGTACATAAATCAACTGATGGATTAGGTGCATTTAGTGTTTACCCATAAAGAAGATATATGTATCTTTTTTATGTGTAAACactacatatgtatacatatatgaatgCAGCATtacatacacaaaaaaaaacgtcAAACTGAATAGGGAGCTGCAAAGGttttagtacatacatcaatAGATTTAGTGATAACATGCAAAAGAGTTGCTGCTACACTGAGGGTTTAGGTTGAGgtagcaataaattttttcattattcttaatttttcttctttttctgaaaatttaaaaagcacaTTTTAAGAACTAAAggacaaaaaatatattagaaaaatgcaTCCTTAGATATGAGGAGCTCATTTGCAAAACACGCtaagtcacaaaaataaaaaaaatttgtgttagcTCTATTTCCACAACCTATATACTGAAATCTatcatctatttaaatattagaccAATTGCAAGTTagaataaaacaagaaaaaatagaaaaagaaaatatcaatttcTGTTAATGCACAACTATGAGTAGCTTAGTTTTTTGCCATTTtctcaaaattaatttagttgcACTTAGCGCATTTTGCAAACGGACAAATGGATATTAGTATGTGAAGGATTATAAAATTTGTGAACTTAAGCATCCCAATAACTCAACTGAGAGGACAATTGGatgttattatgcaataatgtGTTATCCCACAATATTaccaaaaataagtttataacaaaatctgctataaaaaactacattgttttttaatttaacaatatatacttatttttgtgacaaaacatttaaactaaattatctCAGTTATGTATTTATGTTTGGAATTATCTCAGTTATGGACACTTTATGTTTGGTATTGGTTTTATGTGTAATACTATAgagtagtttaaataaattcatcaaGGCACATCTTACAACatcataaaattaaacaatacatatatataatttcgaaaatattttttacaaattttttgattgattggCTTAATCTTAGTACCAAGAAAAAGTTAAGCactaaaatttgtgttttaagatttgaatatatctttaaaatcttCTCATtacttaaattcttttattattaaatattggcTTATTAAATGGTGCATCATGTTTCTTGTTTCACCTTATATGTAACTGCACcactgaaaacaataaaaataaaaataaattctatgaTCAACCTCAACATCAGAGAATCTTTGTTTCATTCTTTTAAACACATAGACCATAGAAGATCTAGCACAAGACGGTTCAGCAAATTCACATTTAAAAcgtttagaaattttttcacatttttcaaCATCATCTAAAACTTCGGATGATGATGAAACTTCATCATCTGGAATAATATCAGGATCACAAGTTTCTTCGCTCTTAATTGGTACAAAAGTTGATGGATTTTCAGAAACTTTAGAAACTAGTTCACTTTCAACTGCAGCTTCTGGAGATTGAGATTCAGAACTATTATTAGATATCTGTCCATTACTTTCACTATGAATCTCTGTTTCACTATCATCTTCGGATTCATCGTCAGCATCCtataaacaaacaacaaaaaagtttttttagatgttCTTATAATATGATAGTAGAAAAAAGTCAGATGGCTACCTCATCCTCATCAGCTTCCAAACGGCCTTTTTTCTGCTCTCTATCATTTTCATTCATATCTTTTGAATTTCTTCGCTTGGatgcttttttttcttgatcATTACTTTTATCCTCTGTCTCTGTAACTTGTTTGCGATTAGACAACTtagctaaaatttataaatattatactatagatctaaacaatatataaaaaccttCAACATACAATGTTAAActtagttaatatttaaaatgaacaaaaagcattagtatgaataaaaatattaatattgtttatttttaagattaaaatatttacaaacctTCTTGTAAAACTCTGATACGCATGTTATTGCCATTCATAAAAATTGGTGTGGAAGATCGTCTAGTGCGCATTCGTCCTGAGTATTGAAGATGTTCTTCAAGATTAACAAATGCggctttataaatatatgctggAGGCTCAAGTCTGTCCTCAtccttaaaatttttcatttgacCATAACGTTTAAAATGCATTCTACAATTGTAACAAAGTAGAAGCTTGTGTTTGCCAGCATGATGCCAATTTGGAgattcttataaataaaattataaacattaagaGTAGTTTCAAAAggaaaaatataactttttttaaaaaaagtaaaaaacttacttGTTGTATAGCAATGGCGACATGCatataagctaaaaaaaaaaatgttaaaatgtagTTAAGTAAATACATCCTGATAGGAGCTTGATGCAGCACAGCTCaatgtaaatttgaaaattaattacctTAAGTCTCTTTCATTTTCACTGTCATCAcaaacattaaaatcattttcacTGCAAGAGCTCAAATCCActgaaaagagtttttaattataaataacaaaccaaatagtttaaacaatggcttaaatcttttaaaagaaaaaaatttccataaTACAGATAATGTAATTGTCATTgaaatatacacacacaaaaaaaacaatgttcaaTAGCGTACCACTTATTAATAAGACAAAGctgtatatatgcatgtatcTACGAGatgttttataactaaattttaacacaTCCATGACATCAAACAAGATAAACATCAGTATGATGTTTATCTTGTTCGAAAAAAAGAGATtgaaaactacatttttttttaaagaattaaaaatgtaaaaataacttaattaggttggtatatgtatgtgtgtaatgttgtattatattttaaatttgtgttcaatgaccaatatttttaataatttttatgttctgtatttcaaaaactaaaaattttattttgtaactttatgaaatagaacatttttcttggatatttgttattatttatttatttgttaagaagtttgaTGAATTTTGATTTTAGCTTCTTCTTGCCACAGACATGTATTTTATTACATTGTTGTTAGTTTAGTTGTGTAAAAATTTCTTGACAGCAAAATACATAATAACATATTACCAAACATAGTATAGGAAACTACTTACAAAACTCAGTTGCAGCAGCTGTTTTTGGTTTAGCAGTTCTTGTTTTTCTTACAAGATTATTTCTTCGAATACCTCTTTTGTGTGGTCTTGAACTAAGTGCTGTTGctgtttttttccaaatataataATACTCAACTAACTCactctaaaaatgaaaatttttcataatataacaaggaaacataaaatcaaaacacttttatttaaccAAAACCTATGCTTACAGTTTGTCTTTCAggaaaaagttctttttgaattttgtgaAATGTTTTTCCATAAGATCGCAAACCCTTCATgaattttttctaaagatattCAAATTGATTCTATGCTATATAAAATCAATCATACAAAGTagttatttaatacaaaaacacaaaaacttaaaatttgctgtataaaaactttcataaaaaaactcaCTCTCTCTTCATCACTCCAAGGTGCTGTAGATAGCTTAGGTACAGGATTCTTTATTAAGTATTGTAGAGCAGTTGATATATTATATCCATGTTTATGAAGCTATAAGgatgtgtaaaaaatttaaaccttaaAAATCAATATGGGTTAGATATAATAATTAAGAAGAAAACACATCAAAgaacacaaataataaataaaaaagtatttttttatacaatgtcaTAAGAATGAGCTGTTGTAAAATCTTGAGAAAATGAATCAAGTGCTTTTTCAGGACCACCATTTTCTTTATCACGATAACCATTATAGGAAGTAATACTACGTGCTGCACGTATATATACAATCAGCTTAGAATTTGGAATAACTGGTTCCCAAacctgtaaaaataataaaattagaaaaatataaaaacttaaaataaaataaaaaactgcaaaaataaacatttatattaaccAATTCTTCAATGCTACTTCGATTAAGTTCCATAAGGTCAGCTGCACTTCTTTCATTCCAAGGTGTACATTGAGGCAAGGAAGCCTATAAgggaatgtttatttaatttattcttaatCCGTATAAGTAttcaacttttatttgtttagtaatGTTTTACTTTGTCactaataatgtttaatattttaggctattataattttttttttaatttattatacgGCAATatagaaaatttgtattttatcaaaaaagtataATGGTTGCTGCTAGAATTTTAATGGTTGTAaacagtatattttttttaatgtataacttCATAGGAATTAAAATGTGAAATACAATTACAAAAACCTCAaggtataaaacttttttcttcaactAAAATCTAACAAGATatcttgataaataaataaaaaaacattagattaCCTGATGACTTGCCCCAATCCTGATTTCTCCTTTTGCATTGGCCATTCTCCTTGaataacaatatattaacaTTGTTAAATTCTATTAACTACATCACATGCtcatatataaagtaacaagttgttgtaaaatttattttctatttatgaGGTATATTTGTAACTATTTAATACCTTGATTCTGGATTATAACGTAGTATGTAAAACCAGTTATCTTCAGAGCTTATATACTCCATTACATTTTCTTTGATTTCTGAAAAAGGAACACAGCTTGCTCGACCcctataaataattaaatcactttaatttaagaagaaaaaatgatgtcaataaaataataaatgtaaaaatgtcaataaaaataaaattgagcgGTTTTTAAGGTAAAAACATTCACTTTCAACGTTTCATATGCAACTATTTATTTTGGGCATTCCAAATACATATTTCTTGTGCATTTATGACTTTTGCAACCCCCCAAATAATTCATTATTGATATTGTCAGTTGCAAGAAAaccttgtttattatttaaacattccttctcttttaaaaaaaaaatgaatagcttataatactattttttaaaagttatttatatagtaCATAGAGTTTATATTGAaagcatctttttttttgttttgttttggttAGAGTgcttatcattttaaaatgttttgaaaactaCTGACCAAATTTTATTctatgcttttaatttttaaagaaaaaaaaaaatgcagcgCAATAAATTTCCCAATTTAAGCAATGGAAAGcactaatacaaatatattatttcaatcttttttttatgtttactatttataaacaaatattgaaaatacTTTTAGCATAgcaactaatattatttttacaactttgtaaagtaacattttaaattactttaaaaaaacctgTTACCTAATAAATAATTAGTATTATATAGCTTGACAGGTTTTAAAGGTAGAGTACATAGAAAACAGAAAATATGTTACAACTTTAATCATAAAATGAAAgcattaaagataaagaaattgATTGTCAAACGGTATCTTCTGCATACACACATATTCAATAAAAGTCAACCTTAATGCAGAAGCAGGGTACATATCAATAGCATCAGATATAAACAATTCACGCTCTTTAACAACTGGGTTTTCCAAAATGTTACTAGCTGATcctttaaattagaaaaattaaaaaattcaaattcaaattttaaataaaaaaaataaataaataaataaaacagttgTTAACATGTTATACCATTTTCTGCATTTCTATCTTGAAGAAGTAACTGATAAACAGAAGCTGGAATTTCACATGGTCGATAATACCAGACTACATCAATAGTAATATTCTCTTTCTTActctaaatatattaaaaccaaatttaGTATTGCTGCCACGTGCTGCTAAAAAAtccaagaaaattttataaagaattataagatttaaaacCACCTGCTGTGGAAATGGAAAAGGACCAAATTTTATGAAGGGAATAACTTGtccctttaaaataaaaatgtattctcAATAAGATACTGAggcaactttattttaaaatttttttatctttaaatcacACCCAGGGATAATTTTAGGGATAAAAAAATGGGGAGgggcatatttaaaaaaagtgttaactGGCTTCcataaaaaaaggtccttaaaactaaaaatctgcTGTGTCAAATTCTGactatacttaaaaaaacaacaactgaaTATGACCTTATTTAGGGGTATGACACCCCACCCCTTGAAACCGCACCTAATCACACCCATTAttgatacaaaattttaaatgctattATTAAATTggaagtattttaaaaaaatgtttatatatattaaattttcaaatagtataaagtaaaaataaaaaacatttgatctattgcttaaatttatataaattactaaatgaAGTTCACCTTTTTAAAATCTCTTATTGAGCATATGTAGTATGGCATATCAGAACGTTGGCTTTCTATGTAAACAGTGTCTAAAATAgcaaacaagtttataaaagcAAACAGTGACTTATGTCAAtagtataaaaaagcaaaattgctATTAACAGttgttctataaaaaaatattaggttgagtgataatttttaaaacaaacaattatatgaaagaaactaactttttttttgaatttattgcacacaaattaaagaaatcaatcaaaataatttagtttactTTAATTACAGTAGTCGAGAAAGCAATTTTTaagagtaaatattttaaatttaaaaacatttaattatttagttgattttttaaaaattatttaatgtcaCGCAAAAAACGATATTTTtagaagataaaaatttaaaatatgtgttGATCACTATGACAACTATTTTTAGCTTTGaattaaattgataataaaatccATCTGGAAAACAaggtaaatattaatatataaaccaacctatttaaaagaatcaatAAAACACAGAGCAAGACAAGAATCAGATTATAAAgctttacaattaaaaattgaacacaatttaattcaatttaaatattaatatctgAAAAACTTCATTAAAACGCAAAGAATACCGCCTCTTTTATTTCCAAAATGATtgagaacttttaaaaaaaaattaagaatagacCAAAAAAACGGCAACAATTTCAGCGCATTTttcattacaaatattttttgacaaataatttataattgaaaaacaaacaaaaataacattttaacaagttattttaaatgagtaaaatatttagactttaataaatgtaagaaaaaaaaaaggaatccAGATTAAGTCAACATgcgtatataattttttatacagaaaatatttttaaatcacttgTCATAAAGTCAGACATAAAAGTTCAGgatgaataaaaatgtttacattaaacaaaacaaacaataaaaaaaagtaaattttgacttaaaaatgtttcagtttCAGAATTACAATGCAATACAACTaacatcaataataaaaaaaacttttaagcaGAACCAATCAACATTATTGCATTAATGCAAACATATAATACCTCCAATATGATAAATTTCACTGCCATTGTTGTAGGATGTAATTTGTTCTTCgtttttctcattttgattcTTGTTTTGATCCTCTGGCAGACTTtccgtcattttttttttttttacttcattaatttttttttttaaatactagttAATTTAACTTGTTATGatcactataaataaaaaattaaaatgatattcaATATTTACTTATCCATGCCATTATCtgtactttaaataaaacccaataaagaaatagtaaaaaaatcaaaacatcaCATATATTCCTTTGATCTCAGAAAAACGTTGCTTTAgctaaacacaaaaatatatattcaaataatttataatccGGCTATcacaaataagttttaaacCGCAGACTTTTGAAAGGGTTTTAATGACAACCTCGATTTCATGTAACAACAGCAAAAACATGCCTatcttattaataaattaaatcccTAAAGCGACCAGTAAGCTTATAATAGATTACAAATGCTAGTTGTCTTTTATTTCCGTCGTTGAATTACGTCGCAATATAACAGTATAACAATCTTTTTCATCGTAATGGTGACCCTGTTGAAACAAAGCTTGAGTATAAATTCTTCCGATAAATCAAGTGCATTTCACCAACTTGCGGTTCAACGTCGAAAAACCTGTTAAACACGCCAGCGAAGCTCATTAAAGCATAAACAGCTTCGATGTACTGCCAAGCAAATATACAAGACTTCGCAATtctattaaagttattttttccttaaaagTTATCCAAAATATTTcctgtttctaaaaatattactttctAAATTTGtctgaaacaatttttaattaatattattattttttttaattacgcattaaaaaaaaagtagcttcATTTTAAGAACGTTCAATAAGACGCAGCGTGAAAAgcgaaaacatttttattagcaaGCAGTAAGAACgcacaaaaaacaattaaaacagttTCAAAAATCAGTTATAAACCGTTAAAGGTAAAAAGTCGTACGACGCTATCTCCTTGAAAgctttatagttataataataaatttaataacattgatacttttttacataaagtttctttgaaataattaaataaaaaaaaaatcttttaaaacttggAAAGCTTCAGCGATTTGGTCTCTCATGTTTTTTCTTTCAGCTTAAAACTTCTCATAAAAATGtaaagctatatataaatatataacacaaaaaatctaaaacagtCTCCAATAGTAAATTAACTCCTAAAACCTCGCTAAATACATTTTCGAGAAAAGGTTAACAACTCTGACAAactattcttaaaacaaaattaaccgATTCCTAAGCAAGACAATGCTTTCTAGAGTGAATAGAAGTGATAGTcgattagttaaataattaaaacaattgtcctcaataaattaaaataaacattcatTTCAAACACAGCACGCGGGCTTTTTGTTACGCATGATGAAACACAGTCGGAATATATAAtcgtatttttaaaatgttaaagtttctTTACATCCCTttagataagataaaaaaatgttctataTTCTGAATTTAAAAGTTGTGCAAAGACTAAGTGAAAATATCcagaaaatatctttttatataaattagtacaTAGAGCAAGTGCAATcgtatttaaacttaattttttttttaaacaacaattactgGTGAACTATGAAGTTTAGGCGTGCAAgtattaatgtatataataaaaaaataattaaaaaagcataaaatctataataatataactaaataatgataaacatagtaataaaattatgacAACTTTGAGTGAGATCTTTAGTTCGAGAGTCGTTATGAGtttcatacatttttatattttgttatatagtatataattcTGAAAATAATGCGTTGTAAAAATTATAGATAAGTCAGTTTTTATTATATGGTTAAATGCTTTATAtgcattatataataataaattatccaTAAAATTTTACTgtggaataaaaataatagataaatcagatatttttatatgtacCCATGAATGTATGTGTGAGTGTACGTACATACGTAcgtaggtatgtatgtatgtatgtatgtatgtatgtatgtatgtatgtatgtatgtatgtatgtatgtatgtatgtatgtatgtatgtgtgtgtgtatatatatatatatatatatatatatatatatatatatatatatatatatatatataaaattcaataaaacaaatcacttatgttattaaattatcaataagtcaaaaaaaaagtttaaaaaattataaaaattaatttcgtCATATTCTATTTCAGTAGTAAAAGTGATCtgatatttacaaacattgtaAGTAAACCTTAcctttatattttcaaataaacctattttccattaaatttttgtaaacaactacaaaatttcaaaaacgcATTCTTCCAccagaaataaaaaagagaatCATTATAAGAGTAGGTTTTAAACCGCAGTTtagttaattattaatttgttactttacgCAAATATTATAAAGcattcaaaatataaatcagGCGACATCTTGACTTTACTAAGTTAAAACAAGAAAGGACTTTGTTATTAAAGTTTCGAACATTATAGTcaataaaaaacgctttttaagcagtccaaattttttatttaaaatactcacgtttttattttaaaaattagttaacgcgttctttgttatttttctaCGCATTTCTAATCTactcttaattaaaaataattataactatatatctttaacaaattaaaaagaataagcCTTTAATCACATagacgtttagaattttaataGAATGCTTATTTAACGGTTaagatttgatttaaaataaaaacagttaaattcaTTAATATTCTATTTGGgattttttctttcaactttagaatttaaaccaaatggttaaaaaatt
Encoded here:
- the LOC100211299 gene encoding egg-laying defective protein 27 isoform X3 — translated: MTESLPEDQNKNQNEKNEEQITSYNNGSEIYHIGDTVYIESQRSDMPYYICSIRDFKKSKKENITIDVVWYYRPCEIPASVYQLLLQDRNAENGSASNILENPVVKERELFISDAIDMYPASALRGRASCVPFSEIKENVMEYISSEDNWFYILRYNPESRRMANAKGEIRIGASHQASLPQCTPWNERSAADLMELNRSSIEELVWEPVIPNSKLIVYIRAARSITSYNGYRDKENGGPEKALDSFSQDFTTAHSYDILHKHGYNISTALQYLIKNPVPKLSTAPWSDEERKKFMKGLRSYGKTFHKIQKELFPERQTSELVEYYYIWKKTATALSSRPHKRGIRRNNLVRKTRTAKPKTAAATEFLDLSSCSENDFNVCDDSENERDLSLYACRHCYTTKSPNWHHAGKHKLLLCYNCRMHFKRYGQMKNFKDEDRLEPPAYIYKAAFVNLEEHLQYSGRMRTRRSSTPIFMNGNNMRIRVLQEAKLSNRKQVTETEDKSNDQEKKASKRRNSKDMNENDREQKKGRLEADEDEDADDESEDDSETEIHSESNGQISNNSSESQSPEAAVESELVSKVSENPSTFVPIKSEETCDPDIIPDDEVSSSSEVLDDVEKCEKISKRFKCEFAEPSCARSSMVYVFKRMKQRFSDVEVSKRHNEQNDKLDHEIKNQYIISSTKDQPAQITSYSETMRMYGTKTEPYRQWHDRYSTSHDNHSPRIISPREHFIDSGKFNHLLKIFDRQHYDHRHTSMSHEANHPIPFVPRSIDHGCDYRTLSGRSFISSHVPAAIENLSRLSSGLESIDRTSNLDRPLPIDPVTGLPPIQPHLHSHLHTHTHLHVHPDDLKYRTHPLPSDAHHEKHEIPIPRQPQQHLTPVHRPRSREYHEHLLKQYPELYAQMHHDTHLSKHFSGNRDALKNTNRDAVISPNLSHEVPNMHNDPVAYHLWLTQYARMHYRWNSHSSPLPNHDHAPDLSPRGAHHLPHHFRNEHETILREKIAHEKIPSFEQEKYLRHVLKQREHEVERYKIDNGLHERSVSLHVSENQSSNRHRDAHVGFRTGDIRSHRSVDQHPAIRSNEMHSSYHGAMFAENIRRPQDLRTSHEVRSAYELSMHDRLANELLERERLTQMERYGQQDRHIFYERTRHDRPSIFGRYKPETIDLSGE
- the LOC100211299 gene encoding arginine-glutamic acid dipeptide repeats protein isoform X4, with translation MTESLPEDQNKNQNEKNEEQITSYNNGSEIYHIGDTVYIESQRSDMPYYICSIRDFKKSKKENITIDVVWYYRPCEIPASVYQLLLQDRNAENGSASNILENPVVKERELFISDAIDMYPASALRGRASCVPFSEIKENVMEYISSEDNWFYILRYNPESRRMANAKGEIRIGASHQASLPQCTPWNERSAADLMELNRSSIEELVWEPVIPNSKLIVYIRAARSITSYNGYRDKENGGPEKALDSFSQDFTTAHSYDILHKHGYNISTALQYLIKNPVPKLSTAPWSDEERKKFMKGLRSYGKTFHKIQKELFPERQTSELVEYYYIWKKTATALSSRPHKRGIRRNNLVRKTRTAKPKTAAATEFLDLSSCSENDFNVCDDSENERDLSLYACRHCYTTKSPNWHHAGKHKLLLCYNCRMHFKRYGQMKNFKDEDRLEPPAYIYKAAFVNLEEHLQYSGRMRTRRSSTPIFMNGNNMRIRVLQEAKLSNRKQVTETEDKSNDQEKKASKRRNSKDMNENDREQKKGRLEADEDEDADDESEDDSETEIHSESNGQISNNSSESQSPEAAVESELVSKVSENPSTFVPIKSEETCDPDIIPDDEVSSSSEVLDDVEKCEKISKRFKCEFAEPSCARSSMVYVFKRMKQRFSDVEVSKRHNEQNDKLDHEIKNQYIISSTKDQPAQITSYSETMRMYGTKTEPYRQWHDRQHYDHRHTSMSHEANHPIPFVPRSIDHGCDYRTLSGRSFISSHVPAAIENLSRLSSGLESIDRTSNLDRPLPIDPVTGLPPIQPHLHSHLHTHTHLHVHPDDLKYRTHPLPSDAHHEKHEIPIPRQPQQHLTPVHRPRSREYHEHLLKQYPELYAQMHHDTHLSKHFSGNRDALKNTNRDAVISPNLSHEVPNMHNDPVAYHLWLTQYARMHYRWNSHSSPLPNHDHAPDLSPRGAHHLPHHFRNEHETILREKIAHEKIPSFEQEKYLRHVLKQREHEVERYKIDNGLHERSVSLHVSENQSSNRHRDAHVGFRTGDIRSHRSVDQHPAIRSNEMHSSYHGAMFAENIRRPQDLRTSHEVRSAYELSMHDRLANELLERERLTQMERYGQQDRHIFYERTRHDRPSIFGRYKPETIDLSGE